TCTCGCGCATCCAATGCCGTCAGCGCGTTGCACGGTAATGTCAGCCGCAATATGTGGAAAGAACTTTTTCCGGATCGTCCTGTTGAGCAAGTGCCGATTTCACATATTACCAACGGCATCCACATCTTAAGCTGGATGAATAAGCGCACCCGTAATTTTTGGCGCAAATTTCTCGGTGAAAACTGGGAACAACATATCAAACAACCGGATTTCTGGCAACGCGTAGCCGACCCTTCGTTTATTTCCGATGAAGAAATCTGGGCGCTGCGTTATGATCTCCGGCGCATGCTCATCGAGTTTATGCGTGTACGCCTCAAAGAACAACAACGTCGTGCGGGCGGAGACGGTGTGCGCGTGTTCTCAAACTTTTTTTCACCAGACATATTAACCATCGGCTTCGCGCGCCGTTTTGCTACCTATAAACGCGCACCTATGATTGTTCAAAACCTCGAACGGGCGATTCAATTTTTCAATGACCAGGATCAACCGATTCAGGTTGTGTTTTCAGGTAAAGCCCACCCCAAAGACGACAGCGGAAAAGCGTTCATCAAACGCATTGTCGAATTGAGCAAACATCCCCAACTTTTTGGCAAACTGGCCTTTATTGAAAATTACGATCTTTATGTTGCCCGGTTTCTTACATCCGGCTGCGACGTTTGGCTTAATAATCCCCGTCGTCCTCTTGAAGCCAGCGGTACCAGTGGGCAAAAAATCGGCATACACGGCGGACTCAATTTATCCATTCTTGACGGATGGTGGCGTGAAGGTTATGACGGGACTAACGGATTTGCTATCGGTAAGGATGAGTCGCTGGGCAATGAAGCGGAACAGGATCGCTTAGACGAAGAAAATCTTTATCTGACACTCAAAAATGAAGTGATACCCGCATTCTACAATCGCGATGCCAACGGTATTCCCCGCGTGTGGATCCAAAAAATTCGCCGCGCCATGCAAACCTTGATTCCGGTGTTTAATACGGATCGCATGGTCGCCGAATATTTTGAAACCATGTATCGCCGCAATTCATAACGACGACGTACGAAGATATGCGAGTACACGATCCGCGTGAACTTGCGCATCCCTTTCGGCATGAATCACGTCCATAATTTTTCCATCCGACGGACGAATGATATACGTGACTCTTTTATTGCGCCAGAGTCCCCACAACCATAGTGTACCAAACTTTTTGCTCAATGCTCGATCATGGTCGTAAATGAGTGCGTACGGTAACCGATGATGTGTGCGAAATTTTTCATGGGTCGCGTCGTCATCCAAACTGACGCCAAAAACCACACCGCCTTGTGCCGCGATTTCGCCATATACATCGCGAAAGTAACACGCTTGCCCGGTACAAACGCGTGTAAAATCCATCGGATAAAAGAAGAAAACTACAGCTTTGTGCCGGCTATATTGCGCAAGCGTATGTTCCTGACCGCCCGAATCCCGCCAAGTTAATTCAGAAATAATAGCATTTTTTTTAAGCAT
This is a stretch of genomic DNA from bacterium. It encodes these proteins:
- a CDS encoding peroxiredoxin produces the protein MLKKNAIISELTWRDSGGQEHTLAQYSRHKAVVFFFYPMDFTRVCTGQACYFRDVYGEIAAQGGVVFGVSLDDDATHEKFRTHHRLPYALIYDHDRALSKKFGTLWLWGLWRNKRVTYIIRPSDGKIMDVIHAERDAQVHADRVLAYLRTSSL